One segment of Acidianus sp. HS-5 DNA contains the following:
- a CDS encoding universal stress protein, giving the protein MFRRILVGFDGSKESLSALNLAVSLAKLHGASVKALEVLEHMPVILEAYIKEDSIKDRERIIKHTELIKKISMENNVNIDYEVIRGDPAVVLSKYAESSDFDLIIIGKRKLKGVKKILMESVSSKVLDISKKPVLVVKD; this is encoded by the coding sequence ATGTTCAGAAGGATATTAGTAGGATTTGATGGTTCGAAAGAATCTTTAAGTGCGTTAAACCTTGCAGTAAGTCTGGCTAAACTCCACGGAGCTTCAGTTAAAGCTTTAGAAGTACTGGAGCATATGCCAGTAATTTTAGAAGCATACATCAAAGAGGATTCAATAAAGGATAGAGAAAGAATAATTAAGCACACAGAACTAATAAAGAAAATTTCAATGGAAAATAATGTTAATATAGATTACGAGGTTATTAGAGGAGACCCTGCAGTAGTGTTATCTAAATATGCTGAGAGTTCAGATTTTGATTTAATTATCATAGGTAAAAGAAAGCTAAAGGGAGTAAAGAAAATACTCATGGAAAGCGTTTCATCAAAAGTTCTTGATATTTCTAAAAAACCTGTCCTTGTAGTAAAAGATTGA
- a CDS encoding transcriptional regulator gives MDDLRAKNIITFADVGECTNCGVYGPYEFVFWSSHTKRVYGFCSLKCFREWLRTTRAIYPKR, from the coding sequence ATGGACGATCTTAGGGCTAAGAATATTATAACCTTCGCTGACGTTGGAGAGTGTACAAACTGTGGAGTTTATGGACCTTACGAATTCGTCTTCTGGTCCTCTCATACTAAGAGAGTTTATGGTTTCTGTTCCTTGAAGTGCTTTAGGGAATGGTTAAGAACAACTAGGGCTATTTATCCAAAAAGATAA
- a CDS encoding MBL fold metallo-hydrolase produces MKVRVIRLYEPEFFGTVLSHNVTIVEGGPSGGLMMVDTGLPGYLELIEKELKNAGYSIEDISDVVITHYHIDHSGNAEEIRKIAKAKVYAHESDLPFLSKSEQIFNLKYEDVKDELKVSKEDFDKTVKRINSMKFTPVNVDVKLKGNEEIGEFKTIHVPGHTPGHIALYNGEVLIVGDAVRNIGGKVLPPLKFFSWNYEEAKKSFELLLSMKFKYMIPFHGDVINS; encoded by the coding sequence ATGAAGGTAAGGGTCATTAGGCTATATGAGCCTGAATTTTTTGGAACTGTGCTTAGCCATAACGTTACTATAGTAGAGGGAGGTCCAAGTGGAGGATTAATGATGGTAGACACGGGTTTGCCTGGATATCTGGAATTGATAGAGAAGGAACTAAAGAATGCAGGATACTCAATAGAGGACATTTCTGACGTTGTTATTACTCATTACCATATTGACCATTCCGGTAACGCTGAGGAAATAAGGAAAATCGCTAAGGCGAAAGTTTACGCTCACGAAAGTGACTTACCATTCCTTTCTAAAAGTGAGCAGATCTTCAATTTAAAATATGAAGACGTTAAAGACGAACTGAAAGTAAGTAAAGAGGATTTCGATAAGACCGTAAAAAGGATAAACTCGATGAAGTTCACTCCAGTAAATGTTGATGTAAAATTGAAAGGGAATGAAGAAATAGGAGAGTTCAAAACAATTCACGTTCCCGGTCATACTCCAGGTCACATTGCATTATATAACGGTGAAGTTCTGATAGTTGGCGATGCAGTGAGGAACATAGGAGGTAAGGTATTGCCTCCCTTAAAGTTCTTTTCATGGAATTATGAAGAAGCTAAGAAGTCATTTGAATTATTATTGTCCATGAAGTTTAAATACATGATACCTTTCCATGGAGATGTTATTAACTCGTAA
- a CDS encoding MFS transporter, whose amino-acid sequence MSSISRVAALGLIGTIVEWYDYYLFIYAALLAFPTIFFPSNSYLISILASVSSYAIAFFARPLGATVFGHIGDRLGRRHALSFDLVLVGIAMISVGLMPSYSAIGLLAPIAIFALRFMQGLGVGGEWGGVATWVSEHATSRRALITSLIEVASPIGFIGAATVLLAFSTDFTTIGWRVGFIVGGSIAFLGAFLRYLATESLPFEKIKTEGKISKIPSIEVFKYAWKPIILLMLAIGGVFMAVYIPATVMPSLYLKVVGKSLGYPSYINFLGIHMPITSALIYIFSIAGLISTPIFGYLGDKLGRKKSLILGDILIAAFAYPYIYGFLSGNLGLVLAMQFLIGFAAYGPYASMAAFYPESFPTRYRYSGASYGMQLAAAIEGGLMPILLVGLLGLPSQYLANSWIVTTFLAIWGIISALATLGLKETKGAKLVEEKAVARQSS is encoded by the coding sequence ATGTCTTCCATATCTAGAGTTGCGGCATTAGGCTTAATAGGAACAATAGTTGAATGGTATGATTATTACTTATTCATATATGCGGCACTCTTAGCGTTTCCTACAATATTCTTTCCCTCGAATAGCTACTTAATCTCAATACTAGCTTCAGTATCTTCTTATGCAATAGCCTTCTTTGCAAGGCCTTTAGGTGCAACAGTATTCGGACATATAGGAGATAGACTAGGAAGGAGACACGCTTTGAGCTTCGATCTAGTATTAGTAGGAATAGCAATGATCTCAGTGGGGCTAATGCCATCTTATTCTGCGATAGGGCTATTAGCACCCATAGCAATATTTGCCTTAAGGTTCATGCAGGGACTTGGAGTAGGAGGGGAATGGGGTGGAGTAGCAACTTGGGTATCAGAGCATGCTACATCAAGAAGAGCTTTAATAACCTCATTAATAGAAGTAGCCTCTCCTATAGGCTTTATAGGTGCTGCCACAGTACTGTTAGCCTTTAGTACGGACTTTACAACTATTGGATGGAGAGTAGGCTTCATAGTAGGAGGTAGCATAGCTTTTTTAGGAGCTTTCCTAAGATATTTGGCAACGGAAAGTTTACCATTTGAAAAGATTAAGACTGAAGGAAAAATTAGCAAAATTCCATCAATAGAAGTTTTCAAATACGCTTGGAAGCCAATAATATTGCTAATGTTGGCGATAGGCGGAGTATTTATGGCAGTTTACATTCCTGCAACCGTGATGCCAAGTTTATACTTAAAGGTCGTAGGGAAGTCTTTAGGTTATCCTTCATACATTAACTTCCTTGGAATTCATATGCCTATAACTTCTGCACTAATCTATATTTTCTCAATTGCAGGATTAATATCAACGCCGATATTTGGCTATTTAGGAGATAAATTAGGAAGGAAAAAGTCACTAATATTAGGAGATATATTAATAGCGGCTTTTGCATATCCGTATATTTATGGTTTTCTTAGCGGAAACTTAGGCTTAGTATTAGCAATGCAGTTCTTAATAGGTTTCGCTGCTTACGGACCTTACGCATCAATGGCTGCATTTTATCCAGAAAGCTTTCCTACTAGATATAGATATAGCGGTGCAAGTTACGGAATGCAATTGGCTGCTGCAATTGAAGGAGGCTTAATGCCTATACTTTTAGTTGGTCTGCTAGGTCTTCCTTCACAGTATTTAGCTAATTCGTGGATAGTAACAACTTTCTTAGCAATTTGGGGGATAATATCGGCATTAGCGACGTTGGGATTAAAGGAGACTAAAGGAGCCAAATTAGTTGAGGAAAAAGCCGTAGCAAGACAATCGAGCTAA
- a CDS encoding MFS transporter encodes MADKNPPQENKNIIAQLTARIDRLPVMVLPLSVVLALAFGYFIALYDVIDVGIAFSATSLKYTGLTSGEASIVVSLGLFGYIPGAIILGYLGDKIGRKPMLMTTALLTAVGSLGNALSSNFLEFAVFRFITGMGIGGDLILVPTYLVEMVPAKNRAKYFNLVYIAGWAGLGLGPFMASYIDVANPVIGWRVIFLVGATLAFIVMAIRGHASETVRMLALKGKVNEAENVVKDMEEKAMKKSGMPSLPEPVVYNFEHKKVDPFYVFKNPKYRIRVIAVMLAIFFFYFGEYPYLTEFLLWTSGVSALSSVSNQVTLYYGDAGIATFLGAILLRSIIDKVRRPVLVTISYFVGMVLGVAIAVIGAISVNLPMMLGGFVLANLIGVGWSNQLNYLNGTENVPTYARATSFAFMDGVAHLGAAISTAIIISLISSIGALPIWIGFQIPMVIMGIVLVFVLPNTIGKSLEEINEAEAGI; translated from the coding sequence ATGGCAGATAAAAATCCTCCTCAGGAGAATAAAAACATTATAGCACAATTAACCGCAAGAATAGATAGATTACCCGTAATGGTTCTACCTCTTTCTGTAGTTTTAGCTCTCGCCTTCGGTTACTTCATTGCATTATATGACGTAATAGATGTAGGAATAGCGTTTTCTGCAACTTCTTTAAAGTATACTGGATTAACTAGCGGAGAAGCTTCAATAGTAGTATCCTTAGGGCTATTCGGTTATATTCCTGGAGCAATAATCCTTGGTTACTTAGGAGATAAGATAGGAAGGAAGCCAATGCTAATGACTACTGCACTGTTGACAGCAGTAGGAAGTCTAGGTAATGCATTATCTAGCAATTTCTTGGAATTTGCAGTATTCAGGTTCATTACCGGAATGGGAATTGGCGGAGACCTTATACTTGTTCCTACATACTTAGTAGAGATGGTTCCTGCCAAGAATAGGGCTAAGTACTTTAACCTTGTATATATTGCAGGCTGGGCTGGATTAGGACTAGGACCTTTCATGGCTTCATATATTGACGTAGCAAACCCTGTAATAGGCTGGAGAGTGATATTCTTAGTAGGAGCGACGCTGGCTTTCATAGTTATGGCAATTAGAGGGCACGCAAGCGAGACCGTTAGAATGCTTGCTTTAAAAGGTAAGGTTAATGAAGCTGAGAACGTCGTTAAGGATATGGAAGAAAAAGCAATGAAAAAGTCTGGAATGCCTTCATTACCTGAGCCCGTAGTGTATAATTTTGAGCATAAGAAAGTCGATCCATTCTATGTGTTTAAAAATCCAAAATACAGAATTAGGGTAATAGCAGTAATGCTGGCAATATTCTTCTTCTACTTCGGCGAATATCCTTACTTAACTGAGTTCTTACTATGGACTTCTGGAGTATCTGCTCTCAGTTCAGTCTCTAACCAAGTTACGCTATATTACGGTGACGCAGGAATAGCAACTTTTCTCGGTGCAATATTACTTAGGAGTATAATAGATAAGGTAAGAAGACCTGTACTAGTTACAATCTCATATTTCGTAGGTATGGTTTTAGGCGTTGCAATAGCAGTAATAGGTGCCATTTCCGTTAATCTCCCAATGATGTTAGGAGGTTTCGTTTTAGCAAACTTAATAGGTGTAGGATGGAGTAATCAACTGAACTACTTGAATGGAACTGAGAACGTTCCAACTTATGCAAGAGCAACATCTTTCGCCTTTATGGACGGAGTTGCTCACTTAGGCGCAGCAATTTCTACTGCAATAATAATTTCGTTAATTTCCTCAATTGGCGCACTGCCTATATGGATAGGTTTCCAAATTCCAATGGTAATAATGGGTATAGTGCTAGTCTTCGTATTACCTAACACTATAGGTAAGAGTTTAGAAGAAATTAATGAAGCAGAAGCAGGAATATAG
- a CDS encoding peptidase U32 family protein, with amino-acid sequence MRLVVGTNFDDKLIGELKKYPVRYIFGSKTKTLTGHGRASFVLPQVDDERLKVHIQLAHDAGIKFLYTMNTATLNGKEYSEKFLESLKTEVNNLVNLGVDGFIVAMPFLVNFIKNEYPNVEVSISSYSRVYNIREFEEYVNMGADTIILHEDDNRNFSLLNSLSKYRNRVDIELILNNSCLWGCPYRRTHDIISSVTSQSDSEVNAWFEYPILFCATDVRNDIANIVRMRWIRPEDLRHYEEIGIDRFKIAGRNKKTDWIIRAVKAYSQGKYEGNLIDIVSYPQGRAVPAVMKKINGPNDYDVLTQVYVDNTKFPPNWLSYFKYNSCETRSCEECRYCDIIAEKVITINGKPLAEVNLPKIKPPIDLIPRFTKDEGKGH; translated from the coding sequence ATGAGACTTGTAGTAGGAACAAACTTTGATGATAAGCTAATAGGAGAGTTAAAGAAGTACCCAGTTAGATACATTTTCGGCAGTAAAACCAAGACCTTAACAGGACATGGTAGAGCTTCTTTTGTCTTACCTCAAGTTGACGATGAAAGGCTAAAGGTTCATATACAGCTAGCTCATGATGCAGGGATTAAATTCCTCTATACAATGAATACAGCAACGTTAAACGGTAAAGAGTATTCTGAGAAATTCTTAGAAAGTTTAAAGACGGAAGTTAATAATCTTGTAAACTTAGGAGTAGATGGTTTTATTGTTGCAATGCCATTCCTAGTGAATTTTATAAAGAATGAGTATCCTAACGTGGAAGTTTCAATATCGTCGTACTCCAGGGTTTATAACATAAGAGAATTCGAGGAATACGTAAATATGGGAGCAGATACTATAATCCTTCATGAGGACGATAATAGGAATTTCTCATTACTTAACTCCTTATCTAAATATAGGAATAGGGTTGATATTGAACTCATATTAAATAATTCATGCCTTTGGGGATGTCCTTATAGGAGGACTCATGATATAATTTCTTCAGTAACCTCGCAGTCAGACTCAGAAGTTAATGCTTGGTTTGAGTATCCAATACTCTTCTGTGCAACTGACGTTAGAAATGATATAGCAAACATTGTAAGGATGAGGTGGATAAGACCTGAAGATTTAAGGCATTATGAAGAGATAGGAATCGATAGATTCAAGATAGCCGGCAGGAACAAGAAAACTGATTGGATAATAAGGGCAGTAAAAGCTTATTCCCAAGGTAAATATGAAGGCAACTTGATAGACATAGTAAGTTATCCACAAGGTAGAGCAGTTCCCGCAGTAATGAAGAAAATAAACGGACCTAACGATTATGACGTTCTAACTCAAGTTTACGTGGACAATACTAAATTTCCTCCAAATTGGTTATCTTACTTCAAGTATAATTCTTGTGAAACTAGAAGCTGTGAAGAGTGTAGGTACTGTGATATAATTGCTGAAAAAGTAATAACCATAAACGGGAAACCGTTAGCCGAAGTTAATTTACCTAAAATAAAGCCTCCAATTGACCTAATTCCGAGGTTTACTAAGGATGAAGGTAAGGGTCATTAG
- a CDS encoding DUF5658 family protein has protein sequence MKVSLVISLLLSLSFLDILTTLIGIKEGLIEENFFLSQFENNIYVFFTLMTALKVSVIVAVYYLLKRKAYFPAYALAGLYLFVDLHNLLLIH, from the coding sequence ATGAAAGTATCACTCGTTATAAGCTTATTACTCTCACTTTCCTTTCTTGACATTTTAACGACATTGATAGGAATAAAGGAAGGTTTAATAGAAGAGAACTTTTTCCTAAGTCAGTTCGAGAACAACATTTACGTATTTTTTACGCTCATGACTGCCCTAAAAGTGTCTGTAATTGTTGCAGTTTATTATTTATTAAAGCGAAAAGCATATTTCCCAGCTTATGCGCTAGCTGGCTTGTACTTATTTGTGGATTTACATAACCTCTTACTGATACACTAA
- a CDS encoding type II toxin-antitoxin system CcdA family antitoxin, whose protein sequence is MTEWVTVSTKVRKEIVEKAKEYNINISEVLRKSLEKEIAIREEEEARKSAEIIARELKLSPDEVAKLVEEDRKR, encoded by the coding sequence ATGACGGAATGGGTTACAGTATCGACTAAAGTTAGGAAAGAGATCGTTGAAAAAGCGAAAGAATACAATATTAACATCTCTGAAGTGCTGAGAAAATCTTTGGAAAAAGAGATTGCAATAAGAGAGGAGGAAGAAGCAAGGAAATCGGCAGAGATAATAGCTAGGGAACTTAAGCTCTCACCAGATGAGGTGGCAAAACTGGTAGAGGAGGATAGGAAAAGGTGA
- a CDS encoding Zn-dependent exopeptidase M28 — protein sequence MISTELMELGETIHGSQKEKEILEYLENSLKFQSRRVEVNTKEWVFNYSVRIGGKEVNSSLAPYTKGHAKGKVGREILAFPFPDHPFKVKDFYTYAIQQGAEGIIFYEEGKTRRIIMPDSKIPVVFLPFKPEGEVEINAESYLKDTTSYNLEFTVNEGEDYILLGAHVDHWLSGFHDNLFSIDVAINSLQELKSHGLKLVFFSSEEGPRCCTGSMQYPKDGVFSAVIFDALYPSRVVYSSTPDLWDFAGLFPLKRIEMPTPFSDSFSFIQKGIPSLVLYNDDLIPYYHSNVDLPDQRDEEYLRMLTASVKSLLSALDKLSRKDLDEKMMKFGKRKFSVDYVNLTTSFTS from the coding sequence ATGATTTCCACAGAACTAATGGAGTTAGGCGAAACAATTCACGGTTCACAAAAAGAGAAGGAAATCCTTGAGTATCTAGAGAATTCTCTAAAATTTCAATCAAGAAGGGTAGAAGTGAATACAAAGGAATGGGTTTTTAACTACAGTGTAAGGATAGGAGGAAAGGAAGTTAATTCATCCCTAGCTCCTTACACTAAAGGCCATGCAAAAGGTAAGGTGGGGAGAGAAATCTTAGCCTTCCCTTTTCCGGATCACCCTTTTAAGGTTAAGGACTTCTACACTTACGCAATACAACAGGGAGCAGAGGGAATCATTTTCTACGAAGAAGGAAAAACCAGAAGAATAATAATGCCCGATTCGAAGATACCCGTAGTTTTCTTACCTTTTAAGCCAGAAGGTGAGGTTGAAATTAACGCAGAATCCTACCTTAAAGACACAACGTCGTATAACTTGGAGTTTACCGTAAATGAAGGAGAAGACTACATCTTGTTAGGTGCACATGTGGATCACTGGCTTTCAGGGTTCCACGATAATCTCTTTTCAATAGATGTCGCAATTAATTCACTGCAAGAGCTCAAAAGCCACGGATTAAAGCTAGTGTTCTTTTCCTCAGAGGAAGGGCCTAGATGTTGCACAGGCTCAATGCAGTACCCTAAAGACGGCGTATTCTCAGCAGTAATTTTTGATGCACTATACCCAAGTAGAGTAGTCTATTCGTCTACTCCAGATCTTTGGGATTTCGCAGGACTTTTTCCATTAAAGAGAATAGAAATGCCTACCCCCTTCTCTGACAGTTTCTCTTTCATCCAAAAAGGTATACCTTCACTAGTTCTTTATAACGACGATCTAATACCTTATTACCACTCAAACGTTGACCTTCCAGATCAGAGAGATGAGGAATATCTTAGGATGTTAACAGCTTCCGTTAAGTCCTTGCTTTCTGCTTTGGATAAACTCAGCAGAAAAGATCTTGATGAGAAAATGATGAAGTTTGGAAAGAGAAAATTTTCAGTGGATTACGTAAATCTAACTACTTCTTTTACGAGTTAA
- a CDS encoding type II toxin-antitoxin system VapC family toxin — protein sequence MDLFKDCITADSAYYEVGNFLRKNKRIDLVKDFLNVLKFIKVERVNLSEDVLKIAIDENLTYYDAVYLFLSRKYNIPLVSDDKDLVNKGTVKSSQIKY from the coding sequence ATAGATCTCTTCAAGGACTGCATAACTGCAGATTCAGCATATTATGAAGTTGGTAATTTTCTCCGGAAGAATAAAAGGATAGACCTTGTTAAAGATTTCTTAAATGTTTTGAAGTTCATTAAAGTTGAGAGAGTAAACTTGTCAGAAGATGTATTAAAAATTGCAATTGATGAGAATTTAACTTATTATGACGCAGTTTATTTATTTTTAAGTAGAAAATATAATATTCCTCTAGTTAGCGACGATAAAGATTTGGTAAATAAAGGGACTGTGAAAAGTAGTCAAATAAAGTATTAA
- the malA gene encoding alpha-glucosidase MalA, translating to MKLLIKENKGICKISVNDPFPPVDFPFNGRDSEKDLSYFSLNIKEDKEGLLIEKDLDVKEHVLGLGEKAYELDRRRGRFIMYNVDAGAYDKFDDPLYLNIPFIITVKKGVAKGIFVNSASKLVFDIGVEDYGKIKIKVPEPSVEIYFFEGPTIEKVLEQYSEVTGKPFLPPYWAFGYMISRYSYFPQDKIIELLDELRNQGFKVMGLFLDIDYMDSFKLFTWNKERFPDPKKFLDEVHSRGVKVITIVDHSVKADQSYDVFISGLGKFCETSNGELFVGKLWPGNCVYPDFFREDTRKWWINVISEWLSQGIDGIWLDMNEPTDFTRVIENKEVLGSTPLTLKDDRMYYTFPEDVVHELKGKKVPHSKVRNAYPYYEAMATFEGFKDKEVFILSRSGYAGIQKFAFVWTGDNTASKDQLILQLQTVLGLSISGVPYVGIDIGGFQGRLSKVENSPEILLYMFRLAMFFPFFRTHKAKDGIDVEPIYLPSYYKEKVKDVINTRYKFLPYMYCLAKEAHETGHPVIRPLFYEFPEDEDTYKIEDEYMLGKYVLYAPQLGESRLVYLPGKWFDFFTGEERSGWVRTNEDLPIYIRENAVITLDGNDLIIVGNSKLECEIEIEKKGNIITFSKPYFVRRLIINKAKKVIADEKEVKTKEFGSLSIVELNKEVKKVELVY from the coding sequence ATGAAGCTTTTAATAAAAGAAAATAAAGGAATATGCAAAATCTCAGTAAACGACCCTTTCCCTCCAGTAGATTTCCCCTTTAATGGAAGAGATTCTGAAAAAGACCTCTCTTACTTCTCCTTAAATATCAAAGAGGACAAAGAAGGCTTACTTATAGAGAAAGACCTCGACGTCAAAGAACACGTATTAGGTTTAGGAGAGAAGGCTTACGAGCTAGACAGGAGGAGAGGGAGGTTCATAATGTATAACGTAGATGCCGGAGCTTACGATAAGTTTGACGATCCCCTCTATCTTAATATTCCATTCATTATAACAGTAAAAAAAGGAGTAGCAAAAGGGATTTTCGTTAATTCAGCTTCTAAACTAGTCTTCGATATAGGCGTTGAAGACTACGGTAAAATAAAGATAAAGGTTCCGGAACCTTCAGTAGAAATATACTTCTTTGAAGGACCTACTATAGAGAAAGTCCTTGAGCAGTACAGCGAAGTAACGGGAAAGCCTTTCCTTCCTCCATATTGGGCTTTCGGTTACATGATTTCTAGATATTCTTATTTCCCCCAAGATAAGATAATAGAACTCTTAGACGAGTTAAGAAACCAAGGATTTAAGGTGATGGGGTTATTCTTGGACATTGACTACATGGATTCTTTCAAGCTTTTTACCTGGAATAAGGAGAGGTTTCCTGATCCTAAGAAGTTCTTGGATGAAGTTCACTCCAGAGGTGTAAAAGTAATTACTATAGTAGACCACAGTGTTAAAGCTGACCAGAGCTACGACGTTTTCATTTCCGGTTTAGGTAAGTTCTGCGAAACCTCTAACGGCGAATTATTTGTTGGTAAACTTTGGCCCGGTAATTGCGTTTATCCTGACTTCTTTAGAGAAGATACTAGGAAGTGGTGGATTAACGTAATTTCAGAGTGGCTCTCTCAAGGAATTGATGGAATTTGGCTAGACATGAATGAGCCTACAGACTTTACAAGGGTTATAGAAAATAAGGAAGTTCTGGGTTCAACACCTCTTACATTAAAAGACGATAGGATGTATTACACTTTCCCTGAAGACGTAGTTCATGAGTTAAAGGGAAAGAAGGTTCCTCACAGTAAGGTTAGAAACGCTTATCCTTATTATGAGGCAATGGCTACCTTTGAGGGATTTAAGGATAAGGAAGTATTCATACTCTCCAGGTCTGGTTATGCAGGAATACAGAAGTTTGCATTCGTGTGGACAGGAGATAACACAGCCTCTAAAGATCAGTTAATCCTCCAGTTGCAGACAGTCCTTGGTTTGTCGATTTCTGGTGTTCCGTATGTTGGAATAGATATTGGTGGTTTTCAGGGAAGGTTAAGTAAGGTTGAAAACTCTCCGGAAATACTTCTTTACATGTTCAGGCTAGCCATGTTCTTTCCGTTCTTTAGGACTCATAAGGCTAAAGACGGAATAGACGTTGAGCCAATATACTTACCTTCATACTATAAGGAGAAAGTGAAGGATGTAATAAACACTAGGTATAAATTCCTACCTTACATGTACTGCTTAGCTAAAGAAGCTCACGAGACAGGCCATCCTGTCATAAGACCTTTATTTTATGAATTCCCAGAGGATGAGGATACTTATAAGATAGAAGATGAATACATGTTAGGCAAATATGTACTTTACGCCCCACAGCTTGGAGAAAGTAGGCTAGTTTATTTGCCCGGTAAGTGGTTTGATTTCTTTACAGGAGAAGAGAGGAGCGGATGGGTTAGAACTAACGAAGATCTCCCTATCTATATAAGGGAAAATGCAGTAATAACTTTAGATGGAAATGATTTAATTATCGTTGGTAACTCTAAGTTAGAGTGCGAGATAGAAATAGAGAAAAAGGGAAATATAATTACGTTTTCTAAACCATACTTCGTGAGGAGACTAATTATTAATAAGGCGAAGAAAGTTATAGCTGATGAAAAAGAAGTTAAAACTAAGGAGTTTGGGTCGCTTAGTATTGTAGAATTAAATAAAGAGGTGAAAAAAGTAGAGCTTGTTTATTAA
- a CDS encoding divalent metal cation transporter — protein sequence MRRNSLTTRRNELKFIKFFGPAWLVMMADMDASSIIGAAQTGALFKYGFVWLMLALTIPLYIVQEVSGRIGIATGKGLGEVIRENYSSKVAVLMALPMALTDAVTYAIEYLGIGIGLEIIGIPLLVSIPLIYVVHILIVTKRKYAQAEKFLILVSAFLVISLFATLFLRGIKPYSPFYFSASPSFLFLMAATVGAVVMPFMLFFQASATAAKLKEIGLCKCKDTAIRHMRKETLIGAIFTEILMAVVEMAFAGIDADPTTFASPKELSSVLTPLAGSFSPIIFGVGLISAGFLALVVISLGSAWGVAEALKVKNANAIYVLESIPAVLLTLLIPSVNLVCIVLDLLVFFVYALIGPIIVLGIISRNKKIMGDYTSKGLSYIGYWFSAVILLIIAIIASISSI from the coding sequence ATGAGGCGTAATTCTCTTACGACGAGGCGTAATGAACTTAAATTTATAAAATTCTTCGGCCCTGCTTGGCTTGTAATGATGGCTGACATGGACGCAAGCAGTATAATAGGTGCCGCACAGACTGGAGCATTATTTAAGTACGGCTTTGTTTGGCTAATGCTTGCTCTAACTATTCCTCTTTACATAGTACAAGAAGTTTCTGGGAGGATAGGAATTGCTACAGGGAAGGGATTGGGAGAAGTAATTAGGGAAAATTACAGCAGTAAAGTTGCTGTACTTATGGCTTTGCCTATGGCTTTAACTGATGCGGTAACTTATGCAATAGAGTACTTGGGGATAGGCATAGGGCTTGAAATTATAGGAATTCCTCTCCTCGTTTCAATTCCTTTAATATATGTAGTTCACATACTCATTGTAACAAAGAGGAAGTACGCACAGGCTGAGAAGTTCCTAATTTTAGTTTCAGCCTTTCTCGTCATAAGTTTATTTGCTACTTTGTTCCTTAGAGGGATTAAGCCTTATTCTCCTTTCTACTTTTCTGCCTCACCTTCATTTCTCTTCTTGATGGCGGCTACTGTAGGTGCTGTAGTAATGCCATTCATGTTGTTTTTTCAAGCTTCAGCAACTGCGGCGAAGCTGAAGGAAATTGGACTCTGTAAATGCAAAGATACTGCAATAAGGCATATGAGGAAGGAGACTTTGATAGGAGCAATATTTACGGAGATATTAATGGCAGTTGTTGAAATGGCATTTGCAGGAATTGATGCAGACCCTACAACTTTCGCTTCACCTAAAGAGCTTTCATCAGTTTTGACTCCTTTAGCTGGCAGTTTTTCCCCAATAATCTTCGGTGTTGGATTAATTTCTGCGGGATTTTTAGCCTTAGTAGTCATTTCTCTTGGAAGTGCTTGGGGAGTTGCTGAGGCATTGAAAGTCAAGAATGCGAACGCAATTTACGTGTTGGAGAGTATACCTGCAGTTTTACTAACTTTACTTATCCCTAGTGTAAACTTGGTTTGCATCGTTTTAGATCTTTTGGTCTTCTTTGTTTACGCATTAATAGGACCAATTATAGTATTAGGTATAATAAGCAGGAATAAGAAGATCATGGGAGATTATACATCTAAGGGTTTATCTTACATAGGCTATTGGTTTTCCGCAGTAATTCTCCTAATTATTGCTATAATCGCTTCCATATCTTCAATTTGA